From Vitis vinifera cultivar Pinot Noir 40024 chromosome 14, ASM3070453v1, a single genomic window includes:
- the LOC100241924 gene encoding sugar transporter ERD6-like 5, translating to MERGNMDEGLTTSSLLLAEKEVRDGSFNCSFIWGYSSPVEHELMDDLGLSLAEYSVFVSIWAFGGIIASLMTGTAIDFIGRRGTMLFADISCIIGWLLIALAKLMLCSGSSLIFFIRTIVSWRTLALIGMVPGLLQFIGLFFVPESPRWLAKLGRDEELEVALQRLRGPRTNVSQEAADIKVSFQTIQELARILDLFQRRYAHSLIVGVGLIVLRQFSGNNAIWCYASSIFESAGNQGPLVLLLVFDGIPAPALGLLIIDKFGRRPILMVSAAGMCFSCFLAGLSFLLQDLKQWKETTPILVLIILLIYFATFSLGVSGVPWLVVSEMYPINIKGSAGGLVSLANWFFSVVVTYTFNYMFEWSSPGTFFFYSLISAATVLFTAKLIPETKGRTLEEIQASMTKFLE from the exons ATGGAGAGAGGAAACATGGATGAAGGACTGACCACAAGCTCACTCCTTCTTGCAGAAAAGGAAGTTAGAGATGGTTCCTTCAATTGTAGTTTCATT TGGGGATATTCATCACCTGTTGAGCATGAACTGATGGATGATCTGGGCCTCTCTCTGGCTGAG TACTCAGTTTTCGTATCAATATGGGCATTTGGGGGAATAATAGCTTCACTAATGACTGGTACAGCAATCGATTTTATTGGTCGGCGAGGT ACAATGTTGTTTGCGGATATATCCTGCATCATTGGATGGCTACTGATAGCATTGGCCAAG TTGATGCTGTGTTCTGGCAGTtcactcatttttttcattCGAACCATTGTTTCCTGGCGCACCTTGGCTCTAATTG GAATGGTTCCAGGCCTGTTACAGTTTATTGGTCTATTCTTCGTTCCAGAGTCTCCTAGATGGTTG GCAAAGCTTGGTCGGGACGAAGAACTAGAAGTTGCTCTACAGAGGCTGAGGGGACCAAGAACCAATGTTTCTCAAGAGGCAGCTGACATCAAGGTATCATTTCA GACTATTCAAGAGCTAGCTAGAATTCTAGATTTGTTCCAGAGGAGATATGCTCATTCACTTATC GTTGGAGTTGGGTTGATAGTGCTGCGACAATTTTCAGGGAACAATGCAATTTGGTGTTATGCCAGTTCCATCTTTGAGTCAGCTGGTAATCAAGGACCTTTAGTATTACTTCTTGTATTTGATgga ATTCCAGCCCCGGCTTTGGGCCTACTCATAATAGATAAATTCGGACGACGACCAATACTAATG GTTTCTGCAGCTGGAATGTGCTTCAGTTGCTTCCTCGCAGGATTGTCATTCTTACTGCAG GACCTGAAGCAGTGGAAGGAGACCACTCCTATTTTGGTGCTCATCATCCTACTG ATTTATTTCGCAACATTCTCATTGGGTGTGTCAGGAGTGCCATGGCTTGTGGTGTCAGAG ATGTATCCCATAAACATAAAAGGCTCAGCTGGGGGCCTGGTGAGTTTAGCCAACTGGTTCTTTTCTGTGGTTGTGACATACACGTTCAACTATATGTTCGAATGGAGCTCTCCAG GAACATTCTTCTTTTACTCTCTCATCTCTGCTGCCACCGTTTTATTCACTGCAAAGTTGATACCAGAAACCAAGGGGCGTACGCTTGAAGAGATACAAGCATCAATGACTAAGTTTCTTGAGTAA